The genomic segment GACTTTGGAAAACGATGGAATGGTCGTCGTCAAGGAATTACATTGATGTCTCGTCAACACCCTGGACAATTAGTATGGACAGATGGGTTTTATGTTCGAGATTTAATTCGACCGGATCAAAATTTAGGTTTTAAAACCCCTGATAATATTCTAAAATTGGCTTGTATCGCTGATATTTTTATGTTCTATGATTATGCTTTAGAACTCTTAGGATATTTAACTTTAAATTATGGAGATAACCCTCAATATCATTTAACGGATGTAATCATTAACAGTATTCAAGAGCATCCAGAAATAAAAAATCTTAATATAGAATCTATTCCTTTTATTTCTAAATTACTGAAAAAGAGTCATCCCTCTTAATTAACTTGATTTCGCTAATAGGCGTATTTTTTTTAAAATAACGCTATTAAATTAATTTTAAGCTAAACTATATCTATCGTGAGTCGGTTAAACAGTCTATGTCTATTATTTATAACGAACCTTCCCTCTTTCTAGCGTCAGAACAAGAGGAATTTGATGATATTATATTTCCACCCGGTAATTTGTGGAGTGAGGAACCAGCATTGGAAAGTTACTTACATTTACAACAACTGATACTTTTATTAAAATGCCTTGACTGGTGGTGGCGTGAGCGCAATGATTATTTTTCAGCAGGTAATCTCACTGTTTATTTTAGCCCCAATCAAAAAAAATCAGAACATTTTAGAGGGCCAGATTTTTTAGTGGTTTTGAACACAGAACGCAAACCTCGCCGAAGTTGGGTTGTGTGGGAAGAAGGGAAATATCCTAATATTATTATTGAACTATTATCTCCCTCCACCGCAGAAATTGATAAAGGTTTCAAGAAACAACTGTATCAAGATACATTCCGAACTTTTGATTATTTTTGGTTTGATCCTGAAACTTTAGAGTTAGCAGGATTTCATTTAGTTGATGGACAATACCAACCCCTTGAACCCAACTCTCAAGGATGGTTATGGAGTCAACAATTAGAATTATTTTTAGGCGTTCATAACTCTCAATTGCGTTTTTTTACTTCTGAAGGTAAACTTCTCCCCACTCCTGAAGAAGTAGCAACAGAAGCCGAAGCTTTATTAGCAAAATATCGAGAACAATTTGGAGATTTACCCGAAAGTTAAGATAAGATTCAAGGATTTAAGCTCATATTAGGATTATAATTTAAGACAGTCGAGTTAAACAATAAACCTCCTCAACTTCTATGGTCTCTATTCGTCGTCGTCCACCTAATCCTGCTGTTGAAGTATTAAACTTACGCTATCAGGTTGCTGTCCCTGGTGCAGAACCTCAGAATATTTTAGAAGAAATTATTTGGTATAAAGAAAAAGAAATCACCGACTTAAGGGAACGTTTACCCTTAGAACAATTAAAACAAAAAGTCAATACAATTCCTGCACCCCGTAACTTTTTTGAAGCATTAAAATCTAGTCAAACTCAACCTGCGGTCATCGCTGAAGTTAAAAAAGCCTCCCCCAGTAAAGGCGTAATTCGAGAAGATTTTGACCCCGTTGCGATCGCAAAATCCTATCAGCAAGGAGGCGCAAGTTGTTTATCGGTTTTAACCGATCAAAAATTCTTTCAAGGGAGTTTTGAAAATCTAGCTAAAGTTCGGGCTGTTGTTGATTTACCCTTACTTTGTAAAGATTTTGTTATCTATCCTTATCAAATTTATTTAGCGCGATATCATGGAGCCGATGCGGTTTTATTAATTGCTGCGGTTCTATCCGATCAAGATTTACAATATTTTCTCAAAATCGCAAAAGTATTAGGAATGACCGCTTTAATTGAAGTCCATACCCTCGAAGAATTAGATCGAGTTTTAAGCTTAAATGGCGTTAATTTAATCGGCATTAATAATCGCAATTTACAAGATTTTACCGTTGATTTACAAACTACTTGCCAATTGTTACAAACCCGACAATCGCAATTCCAATCCCGTGATATTTTAGTGGTGAGTGAATCAGGACTTCATACCCGTGAGGATCTCAATTTAGTCACCCAAGCCGGGGCGAGAGCCGTTTTGATTGGGGAATCTTTCATGAAGCAACCCGATCCAGGTGTTGCCTTAAATCAACTGATTACCTCTTAGTGTATTATAGGGAAACGACAGTGAAATCCTGTTTCCTGAGTTGAATATTCTCATCCTGAGATAATTTTTAACCCCATTGAAGCCCTCGATCTTTCAATTGATCATGCAGTCTGGTTTACTGGAGATTTAGTTAAAGTTGATGGAACCGATTCCTCTTCCTGCTTATGTTCATTATGAACTGCTCCTGCAATTTCTAGAACGAAAAACGAGGTTTGCAGTTAAACGGAACTCTCCTCAATACGAGAAGGTTGATCAATTGATTATTACCTTACGGAAAGCCGTCGCCCTACACAAGCAATTAGAGCAAAGCTGTATTCAAGCAAATCTCCCCGTTGACTATCGCTGGTCTTTGAATGAAATTAATCCCGAACAGATTAATTTACCAGAGGGATAAAGGGTGGAAAGAAGAATTCACCAATTGAGAATTAAGTTGCAATTTTGAGGGAAAATATTTCCTTCTGTGACTTACACAAAACAGCGAACCCATAAAGAGTAAAAACAGACAATGGACGATAAATTAATGTTGATGATTCCGGGGCCAACCCCCGTTCCTGAACAGGCTTTATTAGCACTGTCAAAACACCCCATCGGACATCGCAGTGGGGATTTTAGCAAAATCATGGAGGAAGTGACGGCGAACCTGAAATGGTTACACCAAACCCAAAATGATGTGCTGATTTTAANACCTCTTTGGGCGGTTTTGCCTTTTTTATGCTCGACGACTGATTTTGTAATAAAACTTGATATTGTTCTCAACATAGGTGAAAGCCTAACTCATCATTTCAGAATACTCCCGAATCCCTACACTGTATCGGCTCAATGGCTCACCATTTGGCTCAATATAAAAGGCTCTTTTGGCTCTTTTGGTTCATTTTTGCCACAAAAGCATGATATAATCGTTGCGATCGCACATTATCGGGCAGGTATCACAGATGACAGCCACCCTGATTCAGCCACCCCAAGAGAAACAAAGTCCCCTTGCGGATCATGTTCTTTTGAAAAATATTAGTTGGCAAACCTATCAATTGCTGTTAGAAGATTTAGCGGAACAGCCGGGGATTCGGTTGATTTATGACCAAGGTTTACTAGAAATTATGACCCCTTTAGATCCCCATGAAGGTAACAAAAAACTATTAGGCCGTTTGGTAGAAACTCTGACTGAAGAATTAAATATTGAAGTTAGGAGTTTGGGTTCGAGAACTTGCCAACGTCAAGATTTAAACAGAGGTTTTGAACCCGATCAATGTTACTACATTCAAAATGAACCTTTAGTCTGGGATAAAGAGCAAA from the Planktothrix tepida PCC 9214 genome contains:
- a CDS encoding Uma2 family endonuclease, with product MSIIYNEPSLFLASEQEEFDDIIFPPGNLWSEEPALESYLHLQQLILLLKCLDWWWRERNDYFSAGNLTVYFSPNQKKSEHFRGPDFLVVLNTERKPRRSWVVWEEGKYPNIIIELLSPSTAEIDKGFKKQLYQDTFRTFDYFWFDPETLELAGFHLVDGQYQPLEPNSQGWLWSQQLELFLGVHNSQLRFFTSEGKLLPTPEEVATEAEALLAKYREQFGDLPES
- the trpC gene encoding indole-3-glycerol phosphate synthase TrpC, producing MVSIRRRPPNPAVEVLNLRYQVAVPGAEPQNILEEIIWYKEKEITDLRERLPLEQLKQKVNTIPAPRNFFEALKSSQTQPAVIAEVKKASPSKGVIREDFDPVAIAKSYQQGGASCLSVLTDQKFFQGSFENLAKVRAVVDLPLLCKDFVIYPYQIYLARYHGADAVLLIAAVLSDQDLQYFLKIAKVLGMTALIEVHTLEELDRVLSLNGVNLIGINNRNLQDFTVDLQTTCQLLQTRQSQFQSRDILVVSESGLHTREDLNLVTQAGARAVLIGESFMKQPDPGVALNQLITS
- a CDS encoding DUF5340 domain-containing protein, with protein sequence MEPIPLPAYVHYELLLQFLERKTRFAVKRNSPQYEKVDQLIITLRKAVALHKQLEQSCIQANLPVDYRWSLNEINPEQINLPEG
- a CDS encoding Uma2 family endonuclease, translating into MTATLIQPPQEKQSPLADHVLLKNISWQTYQLLLEDLAEQPGIRLIYDQGLLEIMTPLDPHEGNKKLLGRLVETLTEELNIEVRSLGSRTCQRQDLNRGFEPDQCYYIQNEPLVWDKEQIDLQQDPPPDLIIEIDITSSSINQLELYKAFRVPEVWRYDGKNITFYQLEGEAYRETNKSPTFPFLSQSDIMHFLELKKTTRENAWIGLFREWVKSQIPTAN